The following proteins are co-located in the Sporolactobacillus pectinivorans genome:
- a CDS encoding transglycosylase domain-containing protein, giving the protein MNWNWLKAWKSGVEHMDRKTIAMYSFKVAYFVLGAMIVGLLFYFVLLLVGNHYTNDKKMVMGQSSVVVDEQGHEISKIYSENQEPVSLKQVPKKVQDAFIATEDARFYQNSGIDLRGTFRAVVTDILSGSKAEGGSTITQQLARNAYLSNQKTWFRKAQEAAIAISLERKYTKDQILEMYLNQLYFGNGIYGIQMASRFFFNKDVSQLTEDQGALLAALPKGPNGYSPIFYPQKALERRNLVLGQLQKYGYISANEAAQLKRQSLGLNVHKIQTHPEYDTYIDMVKDEAEQRYHISPDDLTRGGYKIVVPMNIAAQTASYNAFQNNAYFRGTNPKLSPQGAFTLMNKDGGVMAVQGGRDYVSGSYNHVNDPRQPGSSFKPLAVYGPALDSGGYQPYSLLQDKEVSYGNYKPTNYNGVYRGKITMYDAITVSENAPAVWLLNQIGINKSKSYLSKMGINIPDKGLAIALGGLQQGVTPMQMASAYTAFDNQGVQSQPYFIQAIYNSQGQKIATAHPTTKKIFSPQTAWYMTRMLQSVVQNGTAEVGYSPVSIAGKTGSTAYTKNGLRDAWFVGYTPDAVGSVWIGYDTTDKNQYLSGSSDDAVRLFKSVVNSIPGQSKLAFEKPAGVSDLDQPVRLARVTNLNVQGTLGKFAMPALNLSWSGSSDKRIVYKIYSEENGKTTYKGEVTGQNQYRIDFVNPLSNVAYYVIPYNPQTGMQGPASDKVEVRWFSHL; this is encoded by the coding sequence ATGAACTGGAATTGGTTGAAAGCATGGAAGAGCGGAGTGGAACATATGGACAGGAAAACCATAGCGATGTACTCGTTTAAAGTCGCCTACTTTGTGTTGGGTGCGATGATCGTCGGTCTGCTGTTCTATTTTGTGCTTCTTCTTGTCGGTAATCATTATACAAATGATAAAAAGATGGTCATGGGCCAGAGTTCGGTTGTCGTTGACGAACAAGGCCATGAGATCTCCAAGATTTATTCAGAAAACCAGGAACCGGTGTCGTTGAAACAAGTTCCAAAAAAAGTTCAGGACGCTTTTATCGCGACGGAAGACGCCCGCTTTTATCAAAATTCAGGCATTGACCTACGCGGAACATTCCGGGCTGTGGTGACAGATATTCTGTCCGGGTCAAAGGCGGAAGGCGGTAGCACGATCACACAGCAGCTTGCGAGAAATGCGTATCTTTCTAATCAGAAAACATGGTTCCGTAAGGCACAGGAAGCGGCCATTGCGATTAGCCTAGAGAGAAAGTACACTAAAGACCAAATTCTGGAGATGTATCTGAATCAGCTTTATTTTGGAAACGGAATTTATGGCATTCAAATGGCTTCGCGGTTTTTCTTTAACAAAGATGTCAGCCAGCTTACGGAGGACCAGGGTGCTCTGCTCGCAGCACTGCCTAAGGGTCCGAATGGCTATTCGCCGATCTTCTATCCGCAAAAGGCGCTGGAAAGGCGCAATCTCGTGCTCGGCCAGCTCCAGAAATACGGCTATATTTCAGCAAATGAGGCGGCGCAGCTGAAACGTCAGTCACTCGGGCTCAATGTGCACAAGATTCAAACGCATCCCGAATACGATACTTATATCGACATGGTTAAAGACGAGGCGGAACAGCGCTATCATATTAGTCCGGACGATCTGACCCGCGGTGGTTATAAAATAGTGGTGCCGATGAACATAGCCGCACAGACTGCTTCCTATAACGCTTTTCAAAATAATGCGTATTTCCGCGGCACAAATCCGAAACTTTCACCGCAGGGGGCTTTTACACTGATGAATAAGGACGGCGGTGTGATGGCAGTTCAGGGCGGACGGGATTACGTGAGCGGAAGCTATAACCATGTCAATGATCCGCGGCAGCCGGGATCATCATTTAAGCCGCTTGCAGTTTACGGTCCGGCACTGGACTCGGGCGGCTATCAGCCGTATTCTCTGCTTCAGGATAAGGAAGTCAGCTACGGAAATTATAAACCGACAAACTACAATGGCGTATACAGGGGGAAAATAACGATGTACGATGCCATTACGGTTTCGGAAAATGCCCCTGCTGTCTGGCTCCTGAATCAGATCGGGATCAATAAAAGCAAGAGCTATTTGTCGAAGATGGGTATCAATATTCCCGATAAAGGCCTGGCAATCGCGCTTGGCGGCTTGCAGCAGGGCGTAACCCCAATGCAGATGGCTTCGGCATACACGGCTTTCGATAATCAGGGCGTACAGTCTCAGCCATATTTCATTCAGGCGATTTACAACAGCCAGGGGCAGAAGATTGCTACGGCCCATCCGACAACAAAGAAAATATTTTCTCCACAGACAGCCTGGTATATGACGCGAATGCTGCAGTCGGTTGTTCAAAACGGTACTGCAGAGGTGGGCTACAGCCCGGTTTCTATTGCCGGAAAGACCGGATCAACAGCCTATACAAAGAACGGACTTCGTGACGCCTGGTTTGTCGGCTATACGCCGGACGCTGTTGGATCAGTCTGGATCGGCTATGATACGACCGATAAGAATCAATATCTTTCCGGCTCCAGTGACGATGCTGTGAGATTGTTTAAATCCGTTGTCAACAGCATCCCGGGCCAGTCAAAGCTCGCATTTGAGAAACCGGCCGGTGTCTCTGATCTGGATCAGCCGGTGCGTCTTGCACGTGTGACTAACCTGAACGTTCAGGGAACACTTGGAAAATTTGCGATGCCCGCGCTGAATCTCAGCTGGAGCGGATCGTCCGATAAGCGGATTGTCTACAAGATCTATTCAGAAGAAAACGGCAAAACGACGTACAAAGGCGAAGTGACCGGACAAAATCAATACCGGATTGATTTTGTCAATCCTTTGTCCAATGTAGCGTACTACGTGATTCCTTATAATCCGCAGACCGGAATGCAGGGGCCGGCTTCAGATAAAGTTGAAGTCAGGTGGTTTTCCCATCTCTGA
- a CDS encoding amino acid permease, with product MNGIFRTKPISMLLDETKGKQGLKKALGAFDLTLLGIGCIIGTGIFVLTGVAAAKLSGPALVISFVLSGLACVFSALCYAEFASMIPVAGSAYTYGYAGLGEIWGWIIGWDLILEYAVGIATVAIGWSGYVVNLLNNMGIHLPTALTLSPFDKGGVVNIPAMLIIGLIAWLLISGVKNTSGLNGVIVIIKVAVVLLFIVLAVWHVKPGNWVPFMPFGFNGVVSGAAVVFFSYIGFDAVSTAAEETRNPQRDMPRGIIYSLLVCTALYIIVSAILTGIVKYTAYGTPAGQAAPVAYALDQIGIHWGSAMVSVGAICGITSVCLVLMYGQSRIFFAMARDGLLPKVLGSVDKKHQTPKLSTIIVATACAITAGFFPIGLVSELVSIGTLFAFIIVCAGVIVLRYRRKDLKRSFKAPLFPWVPILGIISCAYLITGLQPATWIRFVVWFVLGLIVYFAYSRTHSLLQISAKSEEKAQ from the coding sequence ATGAATGGAATATTTAGAACAAAGCCAATCAGCATGCTCTTGGATGAAACCAAGGGCAAACAAGGGCTGAAAAAGGCTTTGGGGGCTTTTGATCTCACTTTGCTCGGCATCGGTTGTATTATCGGTACAGGGATTTTTGTTCTTACAGGTGTTGCCGCAGCAAAACTGTCGGGTCCGGCTTTGGTGATCTCATTTGTTTTATCCGGTCTTGCCTGCGTTTTTTCGGCACTGTGCTACGCGGAATTCGCTTCAATGATACCTGTTGCCGGAAGTGCTTATACATATGGTTATGCAGGCCTCGGAGAAATTTGGGGCTGGATTATCGGCTGGGATCTGATTCTTGAATATGCAGTAGGTATTGCTACTGTAGCGATCGGCTGGTCCGGTTATGTGGTCAATCTGTTAAATAATATGGGCATCCATTTACCAACGGCACTTACACTCTCCCCTTTTGATAAGGGAGGAGTTGTCAATATTCCGGCGATGCTGATTATCGGATTAATCGCCTGGCTGCTGATCAGTGGGGTTAAAAATACATCCGGTTTGAATGGCGTCATTGTCATTATAAAGGTCGCAGTGGTTTTGCTCTTTATCGTGCTGGCTGTCTGGCACGTCAAACCGGGTAACTGGGTTCCATTTATGCCTTTTGGCTTTAATGGTGTTGTTTCCGGTGCGGCAGTGGTGTTCTTCTCCTATATAGGTTTTGATGCTGTATCGACCGCGGCTGAGGAAACACGCAATCCTCAGAGAGATATGCCAAGAGGCATTATCTACTCACTTCTGGTCTGTACCGCACTTTACATCATTGTTTCGGCAATCCTGACCGGAATTGTTAAATACACGGCTTATGGCACACCGGCCGGACAGGCGGCGCCTGTTGCTTACGCGTTGGATCAGATCGGCATCCACTGGGGATCGGCTATGGTTTCTGTCGGCGCGATCTGCGGGATTACATCCGTTTGCCTCGTTCTGATGTACGGACAATCGCGAATCTTCTTTGCTATGGCAAGAGATGGACTGCTTCCTAAAGTGCTTGGCAGCGTTGACAAGAAACATCAGACACCGAAACTCTCAACGATTATCGTTGCAACGGCTTGCGCGATTACTGCCGGATTTTTCCCAATTGGCCTTGTTTCTGAACTGGTCAGCATCGGCACGCTGTTCGCTTTCATCATTGTCTGCGCAGGGGTTATCGTTCTCCGCTACAGACGTAAGGATCTGAAGCGCTCGTTCAAGGCACCGCTTTTTCCATGGGTTCCGATACTTGGCATCATTTCCTGCGCGTATCTGATTACCGGACTTCAGCCTGCGACATGGATTCGCTTCGTTGTCTGGTTTGTGCTCGGACTGATTGTCTACTTTGCTTACAGCCGGACGCACAGTCTGCTGCAAATCAGCGCAAAGTCTGAGGAAAAAGCACAGTAA
- a CDS encoding TetR/AcrR family transcriptional regulator, which translates to MAVDRKESIIKAAEETFASFGYKATTMDLVARVASVGKGTIYTFFKNKEELFYEIMNQFIQKVKKVAMGAIKPEDSFFENLHRALFSVLEFRKEHQLTIKLTQEIKEIGTMQAKQALGDVEDAILDFLVDIIKEAEKKGDIKHCDPKVTAFVILKLYIALVFDWEQRHNPLSSEEIADLFELYLVRGLKK; encoded by the coding sequence ATGGCTGTCGATCGGAAAGAAAGCATTATTAAGGCTGCGGAAGAGACCTTTGCCTCGTTTGGCTATAAAGCAACGACAATGGATCTCGTGGCCCGGGTGGCAAGTGTTGGCAAGGGAACGATTTACACTTTTTTTAAGAATAAGGAGGAATTGTTCTATGAAATAATGAATCAGTTCATCCAGAAAGTGAAAAAAGTTGCAATGGGCGCCATTAAGCCTGAAGATTCTTTCTTTGAAAACCTGCACCGGGCGTTGTTCAGCGTGCTGGAATTCAGAAAGGAGCATCAGCTGACAATCAAATTGACTCAGGAAATCAAAGAGATCGGTACGATGCAGGCGAAACAGGCTCTGGGTGATGTCGAAGACGCAATTCTTGATTTTCTCGTGGATATTATTAAGGAAGCCGAGAAAAAAGGCGACATCAAACATTGCGATCCCAAAGTGACGGCATTTGTCATTTTGAAACTCTACATTGCGCTTGTTTTTGACTGGGAACAACGCCACAACCCCTTATCCAGTGAAGAGATTGCCGATTTGTTTGAACTATATCTGGTTAGAGGTTTAAAAAAATAG
- a CDS encoding amino acid permease → MSGIFSTKPIDTLIGETEGKQGLKKTLNAVDLTLLGIGAVIGTGIFVLTGVAAAQYSGPALVISFILSGIACFFAALCYAEFSSMVPVAGSAYTYSYAALGEIWAWIIGWDLILEYAVSISAVAIGWSGYAVTLLKSIGINLPVAVTAAPGAGGVVNLPAMLIIALISWLLISGVRNTSNLNGVIVVIKLAVVVLFIVLAVWHVNPTNWHPFMPFGFHGVVSGAAIIFFAYLGFDAVSTAAEETVNPQKNLPRGILYSLLICTALYIIVAGILTGVVKYTQLNNPAPVAYALAKIGINWGSALVSVGAICGITSVLLVITYGQTRIFFAMSRDGLIPEIFGRVSEKHKTPITSTVIVAIVTIIASGFLPIGIVAELANIGTLFAFIIVSIGVWVLRYRQPDRKRAFRTPWVPVVVPLAVLSCGYLVFNLQEATLIRFVVWFAIGMVVYFAYSRNHSELQKKLASEDKSVS, encoded by the coding sequence ATGAGCGGTATTTTCTCTACCAAACCCATTGATACCCTGATCGGAGAAACAGAGGGCAAACAAGGTCTGAAAAAAACTCTGAATGCAGTTGACCTGACTTTGCTTGGGATCGGGGCGGTTATTGGTACAGGCATTTTCGTTTTAACCGGTGTTGCAGCTGCGCAATATTCAGGCCCTGCTTTGGTTATATCATTTATTTTGTCCGGTATTGCCTGCTTTTTTGCAGCTTTGTGCTATGCTGAATTTTCGTCGATGGTGCCTGTGGCCGGGAGCGCATATACATACAGCTACGCTGCACTTGGAGAAATATGGGCGTGGATTATCGGCTGGGATCTAATTCTTGAATATGCGGTGTCCATCAGCGCAGTTGCGATTGGCTGGTCCGGCTATGCAGTAACTCTACTGAAAAGTATTGGCATTAACTTACCGGTAGCTGTTACAGCTGCACCTGGAGCAGGTGGGGTAGTTAATCTGCCAGCCATGCTGATCATCGCATTGATTTCCTGGCTGCTGATTTCCGGTGTCCGCAATACTTCAAATTTAAACGGTGTTATCGTTGTTATTAAACTGGCTGTTGTTGTACTGTTCATTGTTCTTGCCGTATGGCATGTCAATCCGACCAACTGGCATCCGTTTATGCCTTTTGGATTTCATGGGGTTGTTTCTGGCGCCGCAATTATTTTCTTTGCCTACCTTGGTTTTGATGCCGTGTCAACCGCTGCCGAAGAAACCGTTAATCCACAGAAAAACCTGCCGAGAGGCATTCTTTATTCACTCTTGATTTGCACGGCTCTTTATATTATCGTGGCAGGCATTCTTACGGGCGTTGTTAAATATACGCAACTCAACAATCCCGCTCCTGTTGCTTACGCACTTGCAAAAATCGGTATTAACTGGGGTTCTGCACTGGTATCTGTCGGGGCCATCTGCGGCATTACTTCAGTGCTTCTCGTTATTACTTATGGGCAGACACGTATCTTCTTTGCCATGTCCCGTGATGGCCTGATTCCCGAGATATTCGGCAGAGTCAGCGAAAAGCATAAGACACCAATTACATCTACTGTTATCGTTGCTATTGTCACGATCATTGCATCGGGCTTCCTTCCAATTGGTATTGTTGCAGAGCTCGCAAATATTGGTACATTATTTGCCTTTATCATTGTTTCGATCGGCGTTTGGGTTCTGAGGTACAGACAGCCTGACAGAAAAAGAGCGTTCCGGACCCCTTGGGTACCTGTCGTTGTTCCGCTGGCCGTCCTGTCCTGCGGTTATCTTGTATTTAATCTCCAGGAGGCAACGTTAATTCGTTTCGTCGTCTGGTTCGCTATCGGCATGGTTGTTTATTTTGCATACAGCCGCAATCACAGTGAACTTCAGAAAAAGCTTGCGTCAGAAGATAAATCTGTATCCTGA